The genomic region CCGGCGGTGATCGCTGGGTCCCGGCCGGTGGTTGGTCCGTAAACCCCGCCAGGTCCGGAAGGAAGCAACGGTAGCGGCGCTCTCCAGGTGGTCGGATCGGCCCAGCGATCACCCCCGGAGATGGGCCTCCAGGAGTCCTCCCCATGGTGCTCGAGCGATGAGTTACGAGGTCCTCGCGCGGCGCTTCCGCCCGCAGACCTTCGACGAGGTGCAGGGCCAGCGGCACGTCGTGACGGCGCTGCGCAACGCGATCCGGCTGGGTCGCGTGCCGCACGCGATCCTGCTCGCCGGCCCGCGTGGCGTCGCCAAGACCACGCTGGCGCGCATCCTCGCGCGCTCGCTGAACTGCGACGAAGGGCCGACCGAGAAGCCGTGCGGCCACTGCGCGCCCTGTCTCGAGATCGCCGCCGGCACCTCGCTCGACGTGCAGGAGATCGACGCGGCTTCGAACACCGGCGTCGACAACGTGCGCGAGATCCGCGAGAGCGTGCGCTACGCGGCTGCGCCCGGGAAGCACCGGATCTTCATCATCGACGAGGTCCACATGCTGTCGACGGCGGCGTTCAATGCGCTGCTGAAGACGCTCGAGGAGCCGCCGGCGCGCAGCCTGTTCATCTTTGCCACGACCGACCCGCAGAAGATCCCGACCACGGTGCTGTCGCGCGTGCAGCGCTTCGACCTGCGCCGGCTGTCGAGCGACGAGTTACTGGGGCTCCTGAGAAAGATCTGCGCCGCGGATTCGATCGATGCGCCCGAACAGGTGCTGCGCGCGATCGTGCGCGAGGCCGACGGCAGCGGGCGCGACGCGCTGACGCTGCTCGACCGGCTGACGAGCGCGCTGGGCGCGAAGCTCGACCCGGTGGAGTCACTCGCCATCCTCGACGTGATCGACCGCCGGCTGCTCGGCGGCGTGGTCGACGCCGTGCTCGCCCGCGAGCCCGCGCGCGCCCTCGCCGCGCTGCGCAGCGCGCTCGAGCAGGGCGCCGATCCCGTGCGCTTCGCGGGTGACCTGCTCGAGGAGATCCGGAACCTGGTGGTGGCGCGGCTCCTGCCGGATCCGTCGGGGCTGATCGACGCCGCGCCCGACGCGCTGGCCGAGATCCGCGCGCGCGCGGCCGGGCACGACCCCGAGACGCTGCAGCGGCTGTTCCGCGTGCTGCTCACGCGCTTGCAGGAGCTCGGCCTCGCCACGCGCCAGGAGCACGCGCTCGAGATGGCGGTGGTGCGGCTCGCGACCCTGCCGGATGCCGAGTCACTCGGGGCGCTGGTGCAGAAGCTCGACGCGCTCGAGGGCGGCGGCGGCCCCGGACCGGGGCCCGGCGCGCCGACCCCGGCCAGCCCCAGCGGCGGCACGCCGCGGCCCGGCCCGCGCGGTGCGGCGCCGCGGGCGAGCGCCGCCCCGGCCGCGC from Myxococcota bacterium harbors:
- the dnaX gene encoding DNA polymerase III subunit gamma/tau is translated as MSYEVLARRFRPQTFDEVQGQRHVVTALRNAIRLGRVPHAILLAGPRGVAKTTLARILARSLNCDEGPTEKPCGHCAPCLEIAAGTSLDVQEIDAASNTGVDNVREIRESVRYAAAPGKHRIFIIDEVHMLSTAAFNALLKTLEEPPARSLFIFATTDPQKIPTTVLSRVQRFDLRRLSSDELLGLLRKICAADSIDAPEQVLRAIVREADGSGRDALTLLDRLTSALGAKLDPVESLAILDVIDRRLLGGVVDAVLAREPARALAALRSALEQGADPVRFAGDLLEEIRNLVVARLLPDPSGLIDAAPDALAEIRARAAGHDPETLQRLFRVLLTRLQELGLATRQEHALEMAVVRLATLPDAESLGALVQKLDALEGGGGPGPGPGAPTPASPSGGTPRPGPRGAAPRASAAPAAPPTPIAASAPAAPMRAAAPEPPAREEPPLPDDADMPTAAGSEPADGRAGPLPALSHEQRAMLEARARAEAKAHPRVQQVIDALDAELREIRVERTADLPRGERA